In the Girardinichthys multiradiatus isolate DD_20200921_A chromosome 4, DD_fGirMul_XY1, whole genome shotgun sequence genome, one interval contains:
- the ppfibp2a gene encoding liprin-beta-2 isoform X2 → MEYHIDFYKHFAWLRKENLSSNNNTESHQERLSRLEGDKESLILQVSVLTDQVEAQGVKIYNLESSLVEHQHKLNCTEDMLQQELVHRTSLEKQKLNLMGEVSYLKLKLADMEGKQVLGAERQHKAESVVNFISELQEQMCQFQKEINSKIQEKKPLEISTDSKFSVLCLTESAAGRGKNIMVSCDGPSGGMHKKEGTPDRPLGNLREGSSDAEQRCHCGGESVLLKELRILKDKVQYLEDQKLQYEKKLKETKAEICSLQQLLLSKNAEIESLHTQLLARPPLTPEISEREEMYRKRLNTKYQELQRLRSGMKSLVAANDVKDKQIEELTLLLNQCRQFREVTHISRQAPSAVLSSSNGRTASSSSEEVDHVLTKTVDSASSKSDDVKSQVSTSSSSSQQTSFQSIQKDGDSRIEPQTLSSSLNDITNGHSPKFLHGGLDDGRSQTLPVNSTLQEQNEIGDADIESQKHPDGSEDGDSCQRKLKKANDCTTSENSPVHCEAHAQPGQRAVGSPEYIKNNRSFKRFWGKLRRTQSGGFQPADPDAGPFRRGGLRATAGPRLTRTPESNTTRQWTKEQVCGWLEDYGLGLYINLTRQWVENGQTLLSATPQDFEKEMGMKHPLHRKKLQLALRAFTSKVAEKSAELDHIWVTRWLDDIGLPQYKDQFHEARVDGRMIQYLTVNDLLTLKVTSQLHHLSIKCAIHVLHANKFNPNCLRRRPGEEKHPSPSEVVQWSNHCVMEWLRAVDLAEYAPNLRGSGVHGGLIILEPRFSSETLALLLNIPPQKTLLRRHLATAFATLVGPQAMQEKREYGNATGHVPLTTTAKVKPKKLGFTQFSHLRKRKPDESADYICPIDSEAVTGNRVSQLLSPAHRGFSSTLDREVEKWQPAAVKAQTDGPDNT, encoded by the exons GAAAACCTCAGCTCTAACAACAACACTGAGTCCCACCAGGAGCGGTTATCACGTCTGGAGGGAGACAAAGAATCACTGATTCTGCAG GTGAGTGTGCTGACAGACCAGGTGGAGGCTCAAGGGGTGAAGATCTACAATTTGGAGAGTTCTTTGGTGGAGCATCAACACAAACTCAACTGCACAGAGGATATGCTACAACAG GAGCTTGTGCACAGGACGTCACTTGAGAAACAGAAGCTGAATCTTATGGGGGAGGTTTCTTATCTGAAACTGAAGCTAGCTGACATGGAGGGAAAGCAGGTACTTGGGGCCGAGAGGCAGCACAAGGCAGAG TCTGTAGTGAATTTTATTAGTGAACTGCAGGAGCAGATGTGTCAGTTTCAGAAGGAGATCAATAGCAAGATCCAGGAGAAAAAGCCCTTGGAGATCTCGACTGACAGCAAGTTTTCAGTGCTGTGCCTCACTGAGTCCGCTGCAGGCCGAGGCAAAAACATCATGGTGTCCTGTGATGGTCCCTCGGGGGGTATGCACAAGAAAGAGGGGACTCCAGACAGACCTTTGGGGAACCTGAGAGAGGGTAGCTCAGATGCAGAGCAGCGGTGCCACTGTGGAGGAGAAAGT GTTTTGCTAAAAGAACTCAGAATTCTCAAGGACAAAGTACAGTATCTTGAGGACCAGAAGTTACAGTATGAAAAGAAGCTCAAGGAAACCAAG GCAGAAATCTGCAGCCTTCAGCAGCTTCTGCTCAGTAAGAATGCAGAGATCGAAAGCTTGCACACTCAGTTGCTGGCTAGACCTCCTCTGACCCCAGAGATCTCAGAGAGAG AGGAGATGTACAGGAAGAGGCTAAACACCAAAT ATCAAGAACTACAAAGACTTCGCAGTGGAATGAAGTCACTGGTTGCTGCCAATGATGTAAAG GACAAACAGATTGAGGAGCTCACtctgctcctgaatcagtgCCGACAGTTCAGAGAGGTTACCCACATCTCAAGACAAG CTCCATCTGCTGTTCTTTCCTCGTCAAATGGTCGGACTGCTTCAAGTAGCAGTGAGGAAGTAGACCACGTGCTGACCAAGACTGTTGACTCTGCCAGTTCCAAATCTGATGATGTGAAGTCTCAA GTTTCAACAAGTAGTTCATCCTCCCAGCAAACATCCTTTCAGTCAATTCAGAAAGATGGTGATTCCAG AATAGAGCCACAGACTTTATCAAGTAGCTTGAATGACATAACAAATGGACATTCACCAAAG TTTCTGCATGGTGGTTTGGATGATGGTAGAAGTCAGACTTTGCCTGTGAATTCAACTCTCCAGGAACAAAATGAGATTGGTGATGCAGATATTGAGAGTCAAAAACATCCAGATGGGAGTGAAGATGGAGACTCCTGCCAAA GAAAGTTAAAGAAAGCCAATGACTGCACAACCAGTGAGAATTCCCCTGTTCATTGTGAGGCACATGCACAGCCTGGCCAGCGAGCTGTGGGATCTCCTGAATACATAAAGAACAATAGGAGCTTCAAGAGATTTTGGGGAAA gcTTCGAAGAACACAGTCTGGGGGCTTCCAGCCTGCAGATCCAGATGCCGGCCCATTTAGAAGAGGTGGCTTGCGTGCAACAGCAGGGCCTAGACTTACCCGAACTCCTGAATCTAACACCACACG CCAATGGACCAAGGAGCAGGTGTGTGGCTGGCTTGAGGACTATGGACTTGGTCTATACATTAATCTCACCAGACAGTGGGTTGAAAATGGGCAGACACTTTTGTCAGCCACACCTCAAGATTTTGAGAAG GAGATGGGCATGAAGCATCCCCTTCACAGGAAAAAGCTGCAACTTGCTTTGAGGGCCTTTACTTCTAAAGTTGCAGAGAAATCTGCAGAGCTGGACCACATCTGGGTCACCC GCTGGCTGGATGATATCGGATTGCCTCAGTATAAAGACCAATTCCATGAGGCTAGAGTAGATGGTCGGATGATACAGTATCTCACTGTG AATGATCTCCTGACTCTAAAAGTCACCAGCCAGCTTCATCATCTCAGCATTAAATGTGCTATTCATGTCCTTCATGCCAATAAGTTCAACCCAAACTGTCTTCGACGGAGGCCAGGTGAAGAG AAACACCCCTCACCTTCAGAGGTAGTACAGTGGTCAAACCACTGTGTAATGGAGTGGCTAAGAGCAGTTGATCTTGCTGAGTATGCTCCTAATCTACGGGGGAGTGGTGTTCATGGTGGCCTGATT atCTTGGAGCCTCGCTTCAGTTCTGAGACATTGGCATTGCTTTTAAACATTCCTCCACAGAAGACTTTGCTCCGACGTCATCTTGCCACTGCCTTTGCTACCCTGGTTGGGCCTCAAGCCATGCAGGAGAAACGAGAGTATGGTAACGCCACAGGCCATGTACCACTAACTACCACTGCTAAAGTTAAA ccAAAGAAGCTGGGCTTCACCCAATTCAGTCATCTCAGAAAAAGGAAACCGGATGAATCTGCAGATTACATCTGCCCAATAGACAGTGAGGCAGTAACAGGCAACAGGGTTTCTCAATTGCTCTCTCCAGCACACAGAGGCTTTAGCTCAACTTTGGACAGAGAAGTTGAAAAGTGGCAACCGGCAGCTGTGAAAGCTCAAACTGATGGTCCAGATAATACCTGA
- the ppfibp2a gene encoding liprin-beta-2 isoform X7 — protein MGEVSYLKLKLADMEGKQVLGAERQHKAESVVNFISELQEQMCQFQKEINSKIQEKKPLEISTDSKFSVLCLTESAAGRGKNIMVSCDGPSGGMHKKEGTPDRPLGNLREGSSDAEQRCHCGGESVLLKELRILKDKVQYLEDQKLQYEKKLKETKAEICSLQQLLLSKNAEIESLHTQLLARPPLTPEISEREEMYRKRLNTKYQELQRLRSGMKSLVAANDVKDKQIEELTLLLNQCRQFREVTHISRQAPSAVLSSSNGRTASSSSEEVDHVLTKTVDSASSKSDDVKSQVSTSSSSSQQTSFQSIQKDGDSRIEPQTLSSSLNDITNGHSPKFLHGGLDDGRSQTLPVNSTLQEQNEIGDADIESQKHPDGSEDGDSCQRKLKKANDCTTSENSPVHCEAHAQPGQRAVGSPEYIKNNRSFKRFWGKLRRTQSGGFQPADPDAGPFRRGGLRATAGPRLTRTPESNTTRDLNIPFSQWTKEQVCGWLEDYGLGLYINLTRQWVENGQTLLSATPQDFEKEMGMKHPLHRKKLQLALRAFTSKVAEKSAELDHIWVTRWLDDIGLPQYKDQFHEARVDGRMIQYLTVNDLLTLKVTSQLHHLSIKCAIHVLHANKFNPNCLRRRPGEEKHPSPSEVVQWSNHCVMEWLRAVDLAEYAPNLRGSGVHGGLIILEPRFSSETLALLLNIPPQKTLLRRHLATAFATLVGPQAMQEKREYGNATGHVPLTTTAKVKPKKLGFTQFSHLRKRKPDESADYICPIDSEAVTGNRVSQLLSPAHRGFSSTLDREVEKWQPAAVKAQTDGPDNT, from the exons ATGGGGGAGGTTTCTTATCTGAAACTGAAGCTAGCTGACATGGAGGGAAAGCAGGTACTTGGGGCCGAGAGGCAGCACAAGGCAGAG TCTGTAGTGAATTTTATTAGTGAACTGCAGGAGCAGATGTGTCAGTTTCAGAAGGAGATCAATAGCAAGATCCAGGAGAAAAAGCCCTTGGAGATCTCGACTGACAGCAAGTTTTCAGTGCTGTGCCTCACTGAGTCCGCTGCAGGCCGAGGCAAAAACATCATGGTGTCCTGTGATGGTCCCTCGGGGGGTATGCACAAGAAAGAGGGGACTCCAGACAGACCTTTGGGGAACCTGAGAGAGGGTAGCTCAGATGCAGAGCAGCGGTGCCACTGTGGAGGAGAAAGT GTTTTGCTAAAAGAACTCAGAATTCTCAAGGACAAAGTACAGTATCTTGAGGACCAGAAGTTACAGTATGAAAAGAAGCTCAAGGAAACCAAG GCAGAAATCTGCAGCCTTCAGCAGCTTCTGCTCAGTAAGAATGCAGAGATCGAAAGCTTGCACACTCAGTTGCTGGCTAGACCTCCTCTGACCCCAGAGATCTCAGAGAGAG AGGAGATGTACAGGAAGAGGCTAAACACCAAAT ATCAAGAACTACAAAGACTTCGCAGTGGAATGAAGTCACTGGTTGCTGCCAATGATGTAAAG GACAAACAGATTGAGGAGCTCACtctgctcctgaatcagtgCCGACAGTTCAGAGAGGTTACCCACATCTCAAGACAAG CTCCATCTGCTGTTCTTTCCTCGTCAAATGGTCGGACTGCTTCAAGTAGCAGTGAGGAAGTAGACCACGTGCTGACCAAGACTGTTGACTCTGCCAGTTCCAAATCTGATGATGTGAAGTCTCAA GTTTCAACAAGTAGTTCATCCTCCCAGCAAACATCCTTTCAGTCAATTCAGAAAGATGGTGATTCCAG AATAGAGCCACAGACTTTATCAAGTAGCTTGAATGACATAACAAATGGACATTCACCAAAG TTTCTGCATGGTGGTTTGGATGATGGTAGAAGTCAGACTTTGCCTGTGAATTCAACTCTCCAGGAACAAAATGAGATTGGTGATGCAGATATTGAGAGTCAAAAACATCCAGATGGGAGTGAAGATGGAGACTCCTGCCAAA GAAAGTTAAAGAAAGCCAATGACTGCACAACCAGTGAGAATTCCCCTGTTCATTGTGAGGCACATGCACAGCCTGGCCAGCGAGCTGTGGGATCTCCTGAATACATAAAGAACAATAGGAGCTTCAAGAGATTTTGGGGAAA gcTTCGAAGAACACAGTCTGGGGGCTTCCAGCCTGCAGATCCAGATGCCGGCCCATTTAGAAGAGGTGGCTTGCGTGCAACAGCAGGGCCTAGACTTACCCGAACTCCTGAATCTAACACCACACG TGATCTGAATATTCCATTCAGCCAATGGACCAAGGAGCAGGTGTGTGGCTGGCTTGAGGACTATGGACTTGGTCTATACATTAATCTCACCAGACAGTGGGTTGAAAATGGGCAGACACTTTTGTCAGCCACACCTCAAGATTTTGAGAAG GAGATGGGCATGAAGCATCCCCTTCACAGGAAAAAGCTGCAACTTGCTTTGAGGGCCTTTACTTCTAAAGTTGCAGAGAAATCTGCAGAGCTGGACCACATCTGGGTCACCC GCTGGCTGGATGATATCGGATTGCCTCAGTATAAAGACCAATTCCATGAGGCTAGAGTAGATGGTCGGATGATACAGTATCTCACTGTG AATGATCTCCTGACTCTAAAAGTCACCAGCCAGCTTCATCATCTCAGCATTAAATGTGCTATTCATGTCCTTCATGCCAATAAGTTCAACCCAAACTGTCTTCGACGGAGGCCAGGTGAAGAG AAACACCCCTCACCTTCAGAGGTAGTACAGTGGTCAAACCACTGTGTAATGGAGTGGCTAAGAGCAGTTGATCTTGCTGAGTATGCTCCTAATCTACGGGGGAGTGGTGTTCATGGTGGCCTGATT atCTTGGAGCCTCGCTTCAGTTCTGAGACATTGGCATTGCTTTTAAACATTCCTCCACAGAAGACTTTGCTCCGACGTCATCTTGCCACTGCCTTTGCTACCCTGGTTGGGCCTCAAGCCATGCAGGAGAAACGAGAGTATGGTAACGCCACAGGCCATGTACCACTAACTACCACTGCTAAAGTTAAA ccAAAGAAGCTGGGCTTCACCCAATTCAGTCATCTCAGAAAAAGGAAACCGGATGAATCTGCAGATTACATCTGCCCAATAGACAGTGAGGCAGTAACAGGCAACAGGGTTTCTCAATTGCTCTCTCCAGCACACAGAGGCTTTAGCTCAACTTTGGACAGAGAAGTTGAAAAGTGGCAACCGGCAGCTGTGAAAGCTCAAACTGATGGTCCAGATAATACCTGA
- the ppfibp2a gene encoding liprin-beta-2 isoform X5 — protein sequence MEYHIDFYKHFAWLRKENLSSNNNTESHQERLSRLEGDKESLILQVSVLTDQVEAQGVKIYNLESSLVEHQHKLNCTEDMLQQELVHRTSLEKQKLNLMGEVSYLKLKLADMEGKQVLGAERQHKAESVVNFISELQEQMCQFQKEINSKIQEKKPLEISTDSKFSVLCLTESAAGRGKNIMVSCDGPSGGMHKKEGTPDRPLGNLREGSSDAEQRCHCGGESVLLKELRILKDKVQYLEDQKLQYEKKLKETKAEICSLQQLLLSKNAEIESLHTQLLARPPLTPEISEREEMYRKRLNTKYQELQRLRSGMKSLVAANDVKDKQIEELTLLLNQCRQFREVTHISRQAPSAVLSSSNGRTASSSSEEVDHVLTKTVDSASSKSDDVKSQVSTSSSSSQQTSFQSIQKDGDSRIEPQTLSSSLNDITNGHSPKEQNEIGDADIESQKHPDGSEDGDSCQRKLKKANDCTTSENSPVHCEAHAQPGQRAVGSPEYIKNNRSFKRFWGKLRRTQSGGFQPADPDAGPFRRGGLRATAGPRLTRTPESNTTRDLNIPFSQWTKEQVCGWLEDYGLGLYINLTRQWVENGQTLLSATPQDFEKEMGMKHPLHRKKLQLALRAFTSKVAEKSAELDHIWVTRWLDDIGLPQYKDQFHEARVDGRMIQYLTVNDLLTLKVTSQLHHLSIKCAIHVLHANKFNPNCLRRRPGEEKHPSPSEVVQWSNHCVMEWLRAVDLAEYAPNLRGSGVHGGLIILEPRFSSETLALLLNIPPQKTLLRRHLATAFATLVGPQAMQEKREYGNATGHVPLTTTAKVKPKKLGFTQFSHLRKRKPDESADYICPIDSEAVTGNRVSQLLSPAHRGFSSTLDREVEKWQPAAVKAQTDGPDNT from the exons GAAAACCTCAGCTCTAACAACAACACTGAGTCCCACCAGGAGCGGTTATCACGTCTGGAGGGAGACAAAGAATCACTGATTCTGCAG GTGAGTGTGCTGACAGACCAGGTGGAGGCTCAAGGGGTGAAGATCTACAATTTGGAGAGTTCTTTGGTGGAGCATCAACACAAACTCAACTGCACAGAGGATATGCTACAACAG GAGCTTGTGCACAGGACGTCACTTGAGAAACAGAAGCTGAATCTTATGGGGGAGGTTTCTTATCTGAAACTGAAGCTAGCTGACATGGAGGGAAAGCAGGTACTTGGGGCCGAGAGGCAGCACAAGGCAGAG TCTGTAGTGAATTTTATTAGTGAACTGCAGGAGCAGATGTGTCAGTTTCAGAAGGAGATCAATAGCAAGATCCAGGAGAAAAAGCCCTTGGAGATCTCGACTGACAGCAAGTTTTCAGTGCTGTGCCTCACTGAGTCCGCTGCAGGCCGAGGCAAAAACATCATGGTGTCCTGTGATGGTCCCTCGGGGGGTATGCACAAGAAAGAGGGGACTCCAGACAGACCTTTGGGGAACCTGAGAGAGGGTAGCTCAGATGCAGAGCAGCGGTGCCACTGTGGAGGAGAAAGT GTTTTGCTAAAAGAACTCAGAATTCTCAAGGACAAAGTACAGTATCTTGAGGACCAGAAGTTACAGTATGAAAAGAAGCTCAAGGAAACCAAG GCAGAAATCTGCAGCCTTCAGCAGCTTCTGCTCAGTAAGAATGCAGAGATCGAAAGCTTGCACACTCAGTTGCTGGCTAGACCTCCTCTGACCCCAGAGATCTCAGAGAGAG AGGAGATGTACAGGAAGAGGCTAAACACCAAAT ATCAAGAACTACAAAGACTTCGCAGTGGAATGAAGTCACTGGTTGCTGCCAATGATGTAAAG GACAAACAGATTGAGGAGCTCACtctgctcctgaatcagtgCCGACAGTTCAGAGAGGTTACCCACATCTCAAGACAAG CTCCATCTGCTGTTCTTTCCTCGTCAAATGGTCGGACTGCTTCAAGTAGCAGTGAGGAAGTAGACCACGTGCTGACCAAGACTGTTGACTCTGCCAGTTCCAAATCTGATGATGTGAAGTCTCAA GTTTCAACAAGTAGTTCATCCTCCCAGCAAACATCCTTTCAGTCAATTCAGAAAGATGGTGATTCCAG AATAGAGCCACAGACTTTATCAAGTAGCTTGAATGACATAACAAATGGACATTCACCAAAG GAACAAAATGAGATTGGTGATGCAGATATTGAGAGTCAAAAACATCCAGATGGGAGTGAAGATGGAGACTCCTGCCAAA GAAAGTTAAAGAAAGCCAATGACTGCACAACCAGTGAGAATTCCCCTGTTCATTGTGAGGCACATGCACAGCCTGGCCAGCGAGCTGTGGGATCTCCTGAATACATAAAGAACAATAGGAGCTTCAAGAGATTTTGGGGAAA gcTTCGAAGAACACAGTCTGGGGGCTTCCAGCCTGCAGATCCAGATGCCGGCCCATTTAGAAGAGGTGGCTTGCGTGCAACAGCAGGGCCTAGACTTACCCGAACTCCTGAATCTAACACCACACG TGATCTGAATATTCCATTCAGCCAATGGACCAAGGAGCAGGTGTGTGGCTGGCTTGAGGACTATGGACTTGGTCTATACATTAATCTCACCAGACAGTGGGTTGAAAATGGGCAGACACTTTTGTCAGCCACACCTCAAGATTTTGAGAAG GAGATGGGCATGAAGCATCCCCTTCACAGGAAAAAGCTGCAACTTGCTTTGAGGGCCTTTACTTCTAAAGTTGCAGAGAAATCTGCAGAGCTGGACCACATCTGGGTCACCC GCTGGCTGGATGATATCGGATTGCCTCAGTATAAAGACCAATTCCATGAGGCTAGAGTAGATGGTCGGATGATACAGTATCTCACTGTG AATGATCTCCTGACTCTAAAAGTCACCAGCCAGCTTCATCATCTCAGCATTAAATGTGCTATTCATGTCCTTCATGCCAATAAGTTCAACCCAAACTGTCTTCGACGGAGGCCAGGTGAAGAG AAACACCCCTCACCTTCAGAGGTAGTACAGTGGTCAAACCACTGTGTAATGGAGTGGCTAAGAGCAGTTGATCTTGCTGAGTATGCTCCTAATCTACGGGGGAGTGGTGTTCATGGTGGCCTGATT atCTTGGAGCCTCGCTTCAGTTCTGAGACATTGGCATTGCTTTTAAACATTCCTCCACAGAAGACTTTGCTCCGACGTCATCTTGCCACTGCCTTTGCTACCCTGGTTGGGCCTCAAGCCATGCAGGAGAAACGAGAGTATGGTAACGCCACAGGCCATGTACCACTAACTACCACTGCTAAAGTTAAA ccAAAGAAGCTGGGCTTCACCCAATTCAGTCATCTCAGAAAAAGGAAACCGGATGAATCTGCAGATTACATCTGCCCAATAGACAGTGAGGCAGTAACAGGCAACAGGGTTTCTCAATTGCTCTCTCCAGCACACAGAGGCTTTAGCTCAACTTTGGACAGAGAAGTTGAAAAGTGGCAACCGGCAGCTGTGAAAGCTCAAACTGATGGTCCAGATAATACCTGA
- the ppfibp2a gene encoding liprin-beta-2 isoform X4: MEYHIDFYKHFAWLRKENLSSNNNTESHQERLSRLEGDKESLILQVSVLTDQVEAQGVKIYNLESSLVEHQHKLNCTEDMLQQELVHRTSLEKQKLNLMGEVSYLKLKLADMEGKQSVVNFISELQEQMCQFQKEINSKIQEKKPLEISTDSKFSVLCLTESAAGRGKNIMVSCDGPSGGMHKKEGTPDRPLGNLREGSSDAEQRCHCGGESVLLKELRILKDKVQYLEDQKLQYEKKLKETKAEICSLQQLLLSKNAEIESLHTQLLARPPLTPEISEREEMYRKRLNTKYQELQRLRSGMKSLVAANDVKDKQIEELTLLLNQCRQFREVTHISRQAPSAVLSSSNGRTASSSSEEVDHVLTKTVDSASSKSDDVKSQVSTSSSSSQQTSFQSIQKDGDSRIEPQTLSSSLNDITNGHSPKFLHGGLDDGRSQTLPVNSTLQEQNEIGDADIESQKHPDGSEDGDSCQRKLKKANDCTTSENSPVHCEAHAQPGQRAVGSPEYIKNNRSFKRFWGKLRRTQSGGFQPADPDAGPFRRGGLRATAGPRLTRTPESNTTRDLNIPFSQWTKEQVCGWLEDYGLGLYINLTRQWVENGQTLLSATPQDFEKEMGMKHPLHRKKLQLALRAFTSKVAEKSAELDHIWVTRWLDDIGLPQYKDQFHEARVDGRMIQYLTVNDLLTLKVTSQLHHLSIKCAIHVLHANKFNPNCLRRRPGEEKHPSPSEVVQWSNHCVMEWLRAVDLAEYAPNLRGSGVHGGLIILEPRFSSETLALLLNIPPQKTLLRRHLATAFATLVGPQAMQEKREYGNATGHVPLTTTAKVKPKKLGFTQFSHLRKRKPDESADYICPIDSEAVTGNRVSQLLSPAHRGFSSTLDREVEKWQPAAVKAQTDGPDNT; this comes from the exons GAAAACCTCAGCTCTAACAACAACACTGAGTCCCACCAGGAGCGGTTATCACGTCTGGAGGGAGACAAAGAATCACTGATTCTGCAG GTGAGTGTGCTGACAGACCAGGTGGAGGCTCAAGGGGTGAAGATCTACAATTTGGAGAGTTCTTTGGTGGAGCATCAACACAAACTCAACTGCACAGAGGATATGCTACAACAG GAGCTTGTGCACAGGACGTCACTTGAGAAACAGAAGCTGAATCTTATGGGGGAGGTTTCTTATCTGAAACTGAAGCTAGCTGACATGGAGGGAAAGCAG TCTGTAGTGAATTTTATTAGTGAACTGCAGGAGCAGATGTGTCAGTTTCAGAAGGAGATCAATAGCAAGATCCAGGAGAAAAAGCCCTTGGAGATCTCGACTGACAGCAAGTTTTCAGTGCTGTGCCTCACTGAGTCCGCTGCAGGCCGAGGCAAAAACATCATGGTGTCCTGTGATGGTCCCTCGGGGGGTATGCACAAGAAAGAGGGGACTCCAGACAGACCTTTGGGGAACCTGAGAGAGGGTAGCTCAGATGCAGAGCAGCGGTGCCACTGTGGAGGAGAAAGT GTTTTGCTAAAAGAACTCAGAATTCTCAAGGACAAAGTACAGTATCTTGAGGACCAGAAGTTACAGTATGAAAAGAAGCTCAAGGAAACCAAG GCAGAAATCTGCAGCCTTCAGCAGCTTCTGCTCAGTAAGAATGCAGAGATCGAAAGCTTGCACACTCAGTTGCTGGCTAGACCTCCTCTGACCCCAGAGATCTCAGAGAGAG AGGAGATGTACAGGAAGAGGCTAAACACCAAAT ATCAAGAACTACAAAGACTTCGCAGTGGAATGAAGTCACTGGTTGCTGCCAATGATGTAAAG GACAAACAGATTGAGGAGCTCACtctgctcctgaatcagtgCCGACAGTTCAGAGAGGTTACCCACATCTCAAGACAAG CTCCATCTGCTGTTCTTTCCTCGTCAAATGGTCGGACTGCTTCAAGTAGCAGTGAGGAAGTAGACCACGTGCTGACCAAGACTGTTGACTCTGCCAGTTCCAAATCTGATGATGTGAAGTCTCAA GTTTCAACAAGTAGTTCATCCTCCCAGCAAACATCCTTTCAGTCAATTCAGAAAGATGGTGATTCCAG AATAGAGCCACAGACTTTATCAAGTAGCTTGAATGACATAACAAATGGACATTCACCAAAG TTTCTGCATGGTGGTTTGGATGATGGTAGAAGTCAGACTTTGCCTGTGAATTCAACTCTCCAGGAACAAAATGAGATTGGTGATGCAGATATTGAGAGTCAAAAACATCCAGATGGGAGTGAAGATGGAGACTCCTGCCAAA GAAAGTTAAAGAAAGCCAATGACTGCACAACCAGTGAGAATTCCCCTGTTCATTGTGAGGCACATGCACAGCCTGGCCAGCGAGCTGTGGGATCTCCTGAATACATAAAGAACAATAGGAGCTTCAAGAGATTTTGGGGAAA gcTTCGAAGAACACAGTCTGGGGGCTTCCAGCCTGCAGATCCAGATGCCGGCCCATTTAGAAGAGGTGGCTTGCGTGCAACAGCAGGGCCTAGACTTACCCGAACTCCTGAATCTAACACCACACG TGATCTGAATATTCCATTCAGCCAATGGACCAAGGAGCAGGTGTGTGGCTGGCTTGAGGACTATGGACTTGGTCTATACATTAATCTCACCAGACAGTGGGTTGAAAATGGGCAGACACTTTTGTCAGCCACACCTCAAGATTTTGAGAAG GAGATGGGCATGAAGCATCCCCTTCACAGGAAAAAGCTGCAACTTGCTTTGAGGGCCTTTACTTCTAAAGTTGCAGAGAAATCTGCAGAGCTGGACCACATCTGGGTCACCC GCTGGCTGGATGATATCGGATTGCCTCAGTATAAAGACCAATTCCATGAGGCTAGAGTAGATGGTCGGATGATACAGTATCTCACTGTG AATGATCTCCTGACTCTAAAAGTCACCAGCCAGCTTCATCATCTCAGCATTAAATGTGCTATTCATGTCCTTCATGCCAATAAGTTCAACCCAAACTGTCTTCGACGGAGGCCAGGTGAAGAG AAACACCCCTCACCTTCAGAGGTAGTACAGTGGTCAAACCACTGTGTAATGGAGTGGCTAAGAGCAGTTGATCTTGCTGAGTATGCTCCTAATCTACGGGGGAGTGGTGTTCATGGTGGCCTGATT atCTTGGAGCCTCGCTTCAGTTCTGAGACATTGGCATTGCTTTTAAACATTCCTCCACAGAAGACTTTGCTCCGACGTCATCTTGCCACTGCCTTTGCTACCCTGGTTGGGCCTCAAGCCATGCAGGAGAAACGAGAGTATGGTAACGCCACAGGCCATGTACCACTAACTACCACTGCTAAAGTTAAA ccAAAGAAGCTGGGCTTCACCCAATTCAGTCATCTCAGAAAAAGGAAACCGGATGAATCTGCAGATTACATCTGCCCAATAGACAGTGAGGCAGTAACAGGCAACAGGGTTTCTCAATTGCTCTCTCCAGCACACAGAGGCTTTAGCTCAACTTTGGACAGAGAAGTTGAAAAGTGGCAACCGGCAGCTGTGAAAGCTCAAACTGATGGTCCAGATAATACCTGA